The following nucleotide sequence is from Coffea eugenioides isolate CCC68of chromosome 3, Ceug_1.0, whole genome shotgun sequence.
gatcaaaatttttgttttatttggataattttaaatttgaatattggtatgattatatatattttggaataaattaattgaaataatatgccaccaaagtgacctctattatggaaattaatttattttaaaatataattagttgggcactagtaattttatgaatattgatcggcccaaaggaaggtcaatatttaatgaaattacatgtgtacttgtggtaataaatgcgtgataattatttggattttacatgtgatttataaattggcccaaaggaaaatttattttcgacatgttattattatcagcatttattactgcaccaagatatcactcactagttaatatttttgtccaaagacgAAATATCAATGGAATatcggtatcttgagatgggactaccattatttaaatttattattgttttgatttatgtgagcttgttttaattatgttatgttttctgttcagttgcgaatgatcttacaaatattacttccaacatcaataatattcctatgctgaatggcacaaacttcaagtcctggaaagaaaatctcttgatagtacttggagtaatggatctcgaccttgcgttaagggatgattctcccccacctcttacagatcaaagtacctctgatgaaaagagaaataatgagaggtgggagagatcaaatcgcttgtgtctgatgatcattaaaaaggccgttccagaagcattcaggggaacaatgtcagaaacgactgtaaccgctaaagagttccttcagaacattgaaaaaaggtttgtcaagaacgaaaaggctgaagttagtacgctcttgacacgcctggtttcaatgaaatatagtggtaaaggcaatatcagagagtatatcatggagatgtctcatcttgcttcgaaattaaatgcacttaagttgaaactctccgaagagttactagtgcatttgattttaatatctcttcctacacaatttagccaatttaaggtgagttacaattgtcaaaaggagacttggtctctaaatgaactcatctcacactgtgtagaggaagaggaaaggttGAAGCAAGAGCAGACAGAAAGTGCTCATCTGGtgtcaaccactaataataaaagtaagggacttaaaagaaagaaggaaaaaggagctgcaggtacagcgccacaaaagaaacaacaaaagaaatcaaatgatcagggaaagaatagttgtttcttctgtggggctgaagggcatcaaaagaagcattgcaccaactatcacgcttggcgtgctaagaaaggtatgcttcttaatttggtttgttctgaggttaatttaacttcggtacctagacacacatggtggttagattccggtgcaacaactcacatcagtgtgtctatgcagggttgccTGAATTGCCGAAAGCCCAATGATagtgaaagatatatctacgtgggcgatggcaaaacagttcaagttgaggcaattggagtttttagattattgttaaagaccggattttatttggatctcaatgagacatttgttgtaccgtcatttagacggaatttaatttctatttctgctttggacaaatttggttatttctgttcatttggaaatggaaaatttgaattgtttcatgattcaaaattggttggctctggttctttaatgcactacgataatctatatttaattgacacaattgtctcatttaatgaatctctgcatttgagtactagaggagttaaaagaaaattagccaatgagaattcagctgcattatggcacaagagattaggacatatctccaaacggagaatggaaagacttgtgtcaaatgaaattctcgaccccttgaattttacagattttaatgattgtattaactgtataaaggggaaacaaaccaataaaaggagatttgaagccaataggtccttagacgtcttagaacttatacatacagatatttgtggaccatttcctacatctgcttggaatggtcaacaatattttataacgttcatagacgatttttcaagatatggctacatatatctcatttctgaaaagtcacagtcactggacgtgttcaaaaattttaaggccgaagttgagaatcaactcaacaaaagaattaaaagcgtcagatctgaccgtggtggtgagtactatggtagatatgacggttcaggtgaacaacgtccaggaccatttgctaaatacctagagAAATGCGGTATCGTTCCACAGTACACTATGCcgggttcacccactatgaatggtgtagctgaaagacgaaatagaacgcttaaagacatggtaaggagtatgatatgtcattccaccttaccagagtcactctggggagaagcacttaagactgcagcatatattcttaacagagttccaactaaagcaactatcaaaaccccttatgagctttggacagggaaaaagcccagtttaaagcatctgcatgtttgggggtgtccagctgaggcaaggccttacaggccaaatgaaaagaaactggattcaagaacgattagttgttattttattggatattctgaaagatccagaggttacaagttttatgatcccacagccaaatcaatttttgagacaggaaatgcccggttctttgaggatgtcgagtttgggggagaacatacagtaagggacattgtctttaaagaggaatatattaatattcccacAGGTGTCATTACTCTTGCTCAGGACCCTATTCCTGAATTTGATCATGATAcaacaaatcaagacaatgtcgaagagcaaactgttatagaagaacaaactcttcctcttcaagaaccagtgccattaagaagatccactagagaaaggagaagtgcagtgccagatgattacattgtttttctccaagaacatgaggatgactctggattgatggaagatgatccaatcaacttccgtcaagccatggaaagttcaaattctcaaaagtggatcgatgccatgaatgaggagattaaatccatgaaggacaatgatgtttgggatcttgtcccattgccagaaggtgcgaaacccattggttgtaaatggatatttaaaatcaaaagggaTTCGAAAGGCAATGTGGAAAGATTCAAAGCTCGTCTTGTCGCTAAgggatttacacaaaaagaaggtatcgactataaagaaaccttctctccaGTCTCTTCAAAGGACTCCTTTAGAGTTATTATGGCATTAGTGGCACATTTTGATCTTGAgttacatcagatggatgtaaagacagcgtttctcaatggtaacattgatgagacgatttatatggtgcaaccagaaaactttgtatcaggagatccaaagaatatggtttgcaaacttaaaaaatccatctatgggctcaaacaagcgtctcgacaatggtatttcaaatttcatcaggtgatcatctcatttggttttgagatgaatttagtggatgattgtatataccataagttctgtgggagcaaatatatttttctggtattgtatgttgatgacattttgcttgccagcaacgatattggtctattgcatgaaaccaagaaatttctaactaagaattttgagatgaaagatcttggtgatgcatcttttgtgttaggcaTACAGATACACCGTGATCGCTCTCGGGGTATTTTAGGACTATCACAAAAGGGCTATATCGAAAAGGTCCTTAAAAGGtatggcatgcaaaattgtaaaccAGGTGACACCCCTGTggctaaaggagacaaatttagtcttgagcagtgtcccaagaatgcttttgaggaaagagagatgcaaaagattccttatgcctcagcagtagggagtctaatgtatgctcaAGTATGTACGCGTCCGGATATTGCATACATTACTGGAATGTTGGGTAGATATTTGAGTAATCCtggattagatcattggaaagcaaccaaacgggtcttacggtatctacagaaaacaaaagactacatgctcacgtatcggaagtcagatgagttggagatcattgggtatactgattccgattatgctggatgcaaagatactatgaagtcaacgtcaggctatgtctacttgttggctggaggtgccatatcctggaagagtgctaaacagtccctcatagcatcttccactatggctgcagagtttatagcttgttatgaggcatccaatcagggaatttggctgcgaaatttcgtcacaggattacgtgtagtggatggcattgaaagaccactcaaattattctgtgacaataagtcagcagtcttatattccaataacaaTAGGAGCTCGAccaaatctaaacatatagatatcaagttcctgactgttaaagaaagagtgCAGAATGGACAGTTATCAATAGAGCACAtcgggacaaactccatggttgcggatccgcttactaaggcattgccacccaaaatgtttcatgagcatactgctcATATGGGTGTCGTGTTAAATGATGTATAGTTTTTGtgggagtttgttattttaaatgctcttatgatatttttcagttattaaggatttaaggatattttatgcataaataaagtttggatttatttgcactctaattttggtatggtttgatctcataaaatttaaggtGGACCAGTTGGAAATATGCATGTTTTGgtcacattacatgaaattttcatgctacacatccacatcataattcatgtcattcaattgcattgatatatgtgatcattgatgggtcgagttacgaaattgtaacaaaggccgctttgatcctatattggtgtaattgatggaccgaattggttgcagatacattgtgataatgacagtaaagttgagctcatacggttaattgcaaaatataattataaggttacacatatagtccaagtgggagattgttggatccttaatccaacattggacttatatgtgaataattatgtattgcaaactgtcaattaaggttaaacccaattaaagtgatcaaatatagtttgggtttaatgtatctaataggatgtgggcccttttatgtgtagaaacttatgggctcctatttcaatgatgggctgaaatagggctccaaaggtaacaggaatgttacctataaatagggttatggtccccaggtcacaggtatcgttttagttgtcgtattccctaataccacaaaatacctcttccctgatatcccatcgtcaggaaagataccagagagaaactaaaggcctctctcaaaggatcggtgaatacctgttgacctggaaggccaccccaaatctctagggattcaagtatcaagtttatcaatatggattcaggtacgcttccgctattttatcgtttgtttatttcttaataatcgccatatagatcttgggttcaataggtgatggttttcaccagtggttaaatttagataaccacccttACACATAATTCCTAAATATCGAGTGGTAACAAACACAAAAACTTGAACAACCATCGCAACGTTCTTggctccatctaatgatgtcaATAGAACCAGCAGCGGCTTGAACTTggattaacattttttttaaatacctTCTTACTCCTTCCCGTGCCCTTTCAATCTCAATTGTTACGCACAAAATTTAAGTCTTAAATCTAATAGTGAAGAGAATTCAAAGAGCCATCCCGTAATCACTAGGCCGACGCCAATGGTAACTTGGATCAATGCGTTACTATAAGAATGGTAAATTTATATCACTATATAAGAACGGTAAATATATGGCTGAACCCATGATAATCACACCAAAAAGAGGGACTAAGCCACTACGAAATTCCAACATTATCAGTAAATTGTAGATAACTTAACTATCATTATTAACTATAGTTACATCTTGCAAACAAGATAACGCCAAACCCACCCCTTATTCGGTATCCTCAGGGCATAGTATACAATAACCCATCACTATAGTTACATCATAAACAAAGATATTAGAAAGAATATGGTGTGGCAATGGCATGCAGAGGAAATTTTCTGTGGACTGTGATACCAAATGATTCGGTCATGTCCAACTCGTTTGGATTGATTCCATCAGGTGATGTAAAGTTAAATTTGTTGACCAGTTTTGCCAATGCAAGTTCAATTACTGACATGGCGAAGTTGACACCCGGGCAAACTCTTCGTCCAGCACCAAACGGAATTAACTCAAAGTTCAAACCATGAAAATCTACACTCGAACCCAAAAACCTCTCAGGTCGAAATTCCTCAGGGTTCTCCCACAACAATGGATCTCTTGCAATTGCCCAAGCATTCACAAGCACCTGTGTGCTCGTTGGTACATCATACCCCATTATTTTGACGTCTCGATTCGATTCTTTAGGACCCAGTAATGGAACTGGAGTATGAAGTCGCAGAGTTTCTTTAATCACTGCTTTTAAGTACTGCATTTTCTCCATATCAGCTCGAGTTATTTCTGGTTTTCCTTGAGTCACATCTCTTACCTCAGCCTGCAATTTATGCAAGACTTTGGGGTTCTTTAGAAGTTCTGACATTCCCCAATCCATAACTGAATGTGTTGTATCAGATCCAGCACCAAAGACATCCTAAATAATGGAATCAAAGAAAGTGTTGCATTAGAACATGTTTCGTTTATACAATGGCAATGAGCCTTTATTTCTATTATGTACCAATCCAACTTTATTCACAACCATGCAGTAATCAAACTTTATCaatgaaatgattttaaaaatcaataaatataAGCTAGCTTGGGCTGGCTGATAGTCCAATAAAGAGCCTAAGGTTTGTGAGCTTTTATAATTCTAACGTATATATGAATATTTAAATGGATTGAGTTTAGATTTGTCAAACCTTCGATTGACAAAACCCAATTATTACTCCATTCACAACCTTTAAAACTCTTGAAGGTTATGAGTCTTATGACAAGGGGTATCAATTTGTCTTCATCAATCCGGGCTTCATAAGGCTTAACTCAACACACTTAAATATTTATATGTTTGAGTGGTTAAAACAGGTAAAAGATTTAGAATTTGACACAAGTTCGATTGTGATTTATATGTTGTACAACTATTGATTTCTTACGTAATTTGATTTATACTAATATAACTTATATAAATATCACTTGTGTATGCCAATTTAGTGAGATATAAGTGTATACCAAATTTAAAAAGTAAGAATAAAACGACCGTATGCAACTACACCAAAATCTACCATACTTGCCTCAATCCCAAAGATTTACTACCAATACAAAGAGATGGAGAGAGAAATTTACCAGGATGATAGCTTTCATAGCATCACGTTCAAGAGCAAAGCCCATAGTCTTTTCCTCATTAATCTCAATCAAGATATCTACAAAGTCTTGGCATCTTGCCTCACTAGTAGAGTCACTTTCAGCCTTTCCTTTCCTCTTATTCATGTGCTCTTCTATCACACCCTCAAGAAATCCGTCAATCTGTTTAACTGTTTTCTTCACTTTAGAATCCAAACCATTGAAGCGATTAACCCATGCAAGCGAAGGAATATAGTTTCCTACATCAAAAATACCCAGTAACTCACCAAACACCTTCAAATTCTCCATACTTTTCCGCCCATTTTCTTCCTCGCTATACTTCCTCCCCAAGGCAACCCTACAGATTATATCATTTGTGAGAATTAAAAACATGTCACTTAAGTTTACAGCTGAGGAAGAACACATTCGGCTGATCTTCTCGATCATGAGTGACGTCTCTTCTTCTCTGACATGTTGAAAAGACTGAATCCTTTTGTTACTCAAAAGATGAAGCATAGAAATGCTTTTTAGTTGTCTCCAATACTCACCATATGGTGCAAAAGCTATGTCCTTGCTTCCGTAAAAGAGTTTATCTGGGATGCCCGATTTAGGCCTGCTTGCAAAGGATAAATCATGGGTTTTCAAGATCTGGCAAGCTGCATTAGAGGAAGAGACAACCAGCATTGGCTTGCTTCCCAGTTCAAGCAGCATGAGTGGACCATATTTTCTTGACAGTGATTGGAGGGAGCGATGTGGAAACTGGCCAAGCTGGTGAAGATTGCCAATAATTGGGAGCTTTGGTGGAGATGGTGGTAACTTTTTCTGGGGTTTAGAAGCAGCATAGAACCATTTGAGAAGGGATAGAAGGAATACGAGCAaggaaaaaattgagaaaaatgaaagatcAAGATTGATCAAAGCCATGTGGTATATGAGCATGCATTTGGCTGTGATGGTGTTCTGCTTTTATACTAGTTTTTCAAGCTCTTTTACCATAGAAAATCCAATAAATCAGGACCAGAGGGGATGATTAAGTCAATACATCATTTAGGGCACCGTTGTACGAGTACGACCATTGACGGTCCTCGGGTGGTTCATTTTTTGAGCAGTGATATTGGAATCTTCTATATATTTATATCTatacaaataaatttttacaaAGCAATATGTTTATGCGAATAGTTTTATTTTCACAAGTAGATCAACGCAATTAAAAATCAAACTTATCTATGAacatttttgttattaaatttgaacaaaatatTTGGACAGCACAAAATAGGTCAAAATAACGATAAAAGTTTTAAAGTTTGATCTAATGgtaaaatttaatcaatttaatttttttttgtatatacaTTAAAATCCTTTTCAGTTAATGGAGAGGAGCTTAATTCTTTGTATGTGAGAAAGGTTTCGTAGATAGGAAAATTTTTGGGTAGATCATGTGGTTTATTTAAGAATTTGATAGTCTTTTTCATACCATTTTATCTTGCTTCTCGTGACTTTTTAATGTACTTAGGTAGATCATGTGGTTTATTTAAGAATTTGATAGTCTTTTTCATACCATATTATCTTGCTTCTCGTGACTTTTTAATGTACTTAGAATTTGATAGGAAAATTCTAATTGTCATATAAAAGATAGAATCCTATTTTTCTTGTTAATAAGTATAACTATGAAATGACAACAGTTATTGTCCAGCTCTTTCTTTGGTCATAGTTGTTCGACAAATTTGTCCACTAATAGTCAAATACATTCGACAACTTTGTCCACTAGTAGTTAAATACAATTATACTAAAAGCTATGCCATAATTGATAACCTTGTGGGATGATTGCTATGTACTTAGAACAAAAAATGAAGTGGAaagatttttcttcaattgtgGGCAAATCGTTTGCTTTATTTTACTCTGACCTTTATTACATCAGGTTTGATTCGTAAAACATATGGGCGTCTTATTAATATTTTTTCCGCTTTCGTTTGCTTTATTTCTTTCACTTGCAAGGTTCTGTCACATCGGACCGGGACTTGTAAGATTCTTAGGTACCTCAAACATTTGAAAGTTCTTGTGAAAGCCCAGTCAGGACCTGCAACTTCTTCTGTCCAGATTGGTGTTCGTGAAGTCCACAATACTGAAGAACGTCATAGTTGAACACTTGAATAATTGACCAAAACAAGTGGAGCTAGGAGCAAATAGTCAATATTGATAGCTTGCCTCTCCAAGATATTTAAATTTGATAAGAATCTTTTTTGTTATTGTCTTCTACTTCCTTTagtatattttcattttttttatagattTTTTCCCTTAGTTGCTTAATGATCAAATGTTctttgtagatttttttttttgtagattttGTTAGATTTTTCCCCCTAGAATTTTTAAGtgcttttaaatatattatttgaaatatagTTCAATGAGTACTTATTGTATTCAATAATGTgtgatttaaaatttttaaatgtatttgaTAAGTAACTAATTTGAGCTATATTTGAATGACATttcatattatttttagtcactttagcaaTATGATAGGAAGAAAATAGATTACATTTGGCAATAATTAGTTTaaaatgtttttaagtgattaaatgaggtttatGTCCCTTTTTACTTGCATTttatctataattttttttataggaGTTGGAAATAAACTTCATTTGGATGAAAAAGGGAGTTGGAAATAAACTTCATTTTAtctatttattatttggttatttgatgctattattttAAGTtatttagctctttaaatcctGATTAACTTGgtgccattaattgtgattatctaaaggtgttgtttcttcaatgaaaattgagatttaacactagttcaagaagtgctaaatcTAGAGAGTGCACTCACGAGAATAGAGTTGCATCTTTGTAgctttagtgattcatttcatgtaatttcgtAGAATAAATGAACttataattaatttcataaccatgatagtaggtatggattagttataagtatagttgattcattaCGAGAGTAGATTTCACACGTATTAGAAAATTACAGCATGACTTGCCAAGATAGTTAGGAATCAATAATCCAAAAATAGCCCTTGTATAAGTAGTTAGGAATACCATAATGTAAGaagttttcatttgttatttttttgCATAAGTTTAAcatagttttatttcttttaattcattgatcgtctaaataatagagaaactttagtagtgTCGGTAATTGTCCAATTTTTCTCGTGGGATTGACCCGATATATGCcctaaactactaatttgacCTATATATTTGCAGTCAAAATGGATATAAATTAGATTTAAACTTGTACACATATCAAAAACCCATCagtatttatctctttattgagctcataatataggataaaatgattaaatttaatatttattttttaaatcacaaaagtTACTCTAAAAGcaccaatttttgatattttgctaaaattgcttttaacaCCAAAAGCTCTACTTCTAATTTTATGggataatatttataaaatgCCTTAATTAGCACATAAAAATGCTTTTTTAACCAAAAGTACCGCAACCTCAAATGGGATCTAAACCTATGCCAAGTACTAAATTCATCATTATCAAATGTTTAAACTCTAagttgctttttttttaaaaaaaaaaaaattcaatagaAAAAGGGTGAAACTTGAGAAGCAGGAAGGAAGGAAGAGACTTGAACTCAAAACTAATTCTTCATATTTGGCCTTAATCAAGGACTCCTCACCCAAGTTGCttcccttttccttctttttttctcaatctttttcattttcactcaaatttTCTGCTCCAATTTCTATCCTAATTATAGAATGAAATTTTTATTGCCTAATCTTTTACACATCAtggaaatgggaaaaaaaatcactcttttttctttgattgGTAGGGGCTTGAGATAATCTTTAAGCATTATGAATCAGACCTTTCTTATCGCATTATCTTTGTATTTGATTTATTGGATTACATTCTAACCAATCATTATAACCAATTTTGATGAATTCCTAATTAAATTAATAAGAATAGGATAAGGCAGTAAAGAGGCGTGGAAATGAACTTTATATTGTGAAACGTCATCCAGGAACCAAAAAGTCTTGCAAGAACAAAATTTGGACAACAAGAATCCGTATGcacaccaaaaaaataaaaataaaaatactgtCCAATGAATGGATCATCCAGGTGAGGGCTCAAACCTCACTTAcagcgaaaaaaatctaaggaTTGTGTAATAACACTCCCTTGATTTAGTTGAGTCTGTATATCCACTAACCCCTATCacagcctccttaggctccccctcccccttagattaggatagaatagattatacaaatgtatcgttgctgacaaaaaaacaaaaaaagaatggaTCATCCAACATCGTTTGGAATTGCAGGAATTTTGAAGCTGTTTGACTTCAATCCGACCCCGGCTTCAACTTGGAGAGCCTCTGATCTAGCATTGGATCCAGCCTTGGCCAACAACATGATTTTTGGCTGTCTtctcattttcttgatttttttctactttttcggTTTCAGATGTTTTTGGCCTATAAATAGGTGTCATTAGGACTTTTGTTAGTAGACTTTTAATTAATCATTATTCAACTATTGTTGGTTTattgtaattttcttgaaagTTTTCAACGGTTTATCTTGATTCTTTTGAATCGTTCTTGAAAGTTGATCTATTGTAGttttcattttgaatctagtatgcaatatatatatatatatatatatatatatatattgtatgaatttttttattatagatAGTGTGTGAAAAAGATTAATGACTTCAAACTTTTAAGGATGCAATATTGATGAtggaataaataaaaagaatttattattattaaccTAATTTATCCACCTTGGCTTCCTTCACTGTCTCTCACCATTTACTCAatctaatttattattattaaaaagaATTTCATGATGAAGTAAATAGTCCACTTTGGCTTCTTTCGATGCCTCTCACAAGTAACTTAATCTAATTTATCACCATTAAGAAAACTTAAATAGTAACCAAACTATTCAAGTAGTATAGTTTTGGCCACTAagttatttgttggttttaaaTCGCCCATTCAAACTCACAAAAGTGATACATTAGTAGTCATTCCTTTGAATTTCACcattaaaataattatttttcattaGTTTTAGTTTATTTATGCCAATTCACAAAAAGCTTCGCTATATGTTTTTACACAAAAAGGAGagcaagaaagagaaagaggaaaaaaaattgaggagCCAACTGCTGTcaatgaaaaggaaaaggaaaaatgcgaAAGAAAAGCATATAAGTAAAGAATATAATTAGGTTTCATTGGTTTGACTTAATTTTTAATCCTAAAAGTACGGATAAAGCATAATCTAGAGGTAAAGCTAACCGAATGAACCCTCATCATTTTGTGAAACCAAACACATATGGGATAATATCATAAACATCTCCTGAGATTTCTCTTAATATCATGACACtcttaaagttttaaaaatatcacttacctcccttacttttattacttgtgtaacaaaatttttaaaaactgtAAACTATTCTTTCacttgctaaataaaaatattcttGAACCACTTTGTTCACTTCAAGAAAACCATCACCTTAAAAACAATCTCCTATAGTACAACCACATCACAATGCTATATCCcacaaaaatataaatttgaaaaataaaaaaatcatttaaaaagaaatacaattgcatcaatttaattttatatgcTCAAAATCGATTTcttatgaatttatattttttccaACATCTTCtcaattcttgctcaaatcattAAACTATaccaatca
It contains:
- the LOC113766265 gene encoding cytochrome P450 71A2-like produces the protein MALINLDLSFFSIFSLLVFLLSLLKWFYAASKPQKKLPPSPPKLPIIGNLHQLGQFPHRSLQSLSRKYGPLMLLELGSKPMLVVSSSNAACQILKTHDLSFASRPKSGIPDKLFYGSKDIAFAPYGEYWRQLKSISMLHLLSNKRIQSFQHVREEETSLMIEKISRMCSSSAVNLSDMFLILTNDIICRVALGRKYSEEENGRKSMENLKVFGELLGIFDVGNYIPSLAWVNRFNGLDSKVKKTVKQIDGFLEGVIEEHMNKRKGKAESDSTSEARCQDFVDILIEINEEKTMGFALERDAMKAIILDVFGAGSDTTHSVMDWGMSELLKNPKVLHKLQAEVRDVTQGKPEITRADMEKMQYLKAVIKETLRLHTPVPLLGPKESNRDVKIMGYDVPTSTQVLVNAWAIARDPLLWENPEEFRPERFLGSSVDFHGLNFELIPFGAGRRVCPGVNFAMSVIELALAKLVNKFNFTSPDGINPNELDMTESFGITVHRKFPLHAIATPYSF